From a single Xyrauchen texanus isolate HMW12.3.18 chromosome 26, RBS_HiC_50CHRs, whole genome shotgun sequence genomic region:
- the cspg5b gene encoding chondroitin sulfate proteoglycan 5b isoform X4 — protein MIRVTMNSRRTPFCLAGWESMVLSSVLLFHVIPLYTYGSLFISSSTYTNASHSKRVELKPALPGVATPITLAQTHYWKPRAGEDSGSGGESGTSTSATINISAGSAEREHLNDMILGGMAARLPTLSEPQKHGQPQVNFNEEVIEDSAPRWKSERLQADGTMLKLDPMHPNTLSPHYDSTHPQTEDIITVNFYNPPPHHIIPDPPAQAHKLQGGDPTSWTLSDFYDYLSPDYSTTEVYPEESQPTPPDMEDENVRLVAGAVPSNMKPFASEGNVSAGALDLAENSGCLLGFVRSNGTCFSPCEFYTSYCFNGGQCYVVDGIGAFCRCNVQEYIWNKGSRCESVISDFQVMCMAVGGATIMLLLLFMVIVFFSKRLHLLKTENRRLRKRSKYRPQSGQLVDNFSLSTAAEGSQANVRKLCDNLTNLPHAHALAYYDNIICQDDTAKEEPVKSSPKEDESLNIQNSLTAKPENNKAASEDNAEEVNSVQNNVNV, from the exons GCAGTTTATTCATCTCCAGTTCTACTTACACTAACGCATCACACTCAAAGAGGGTGGAGCTTAAGCCTGCACTTCCTGGTGTGGCCACACCAATCACCTTGGCTCAAACTCACTATTGGAAACCACGAGCTGGGGAGGATTCTGGCAGTGGTGGAGAAAGTGGGACCTCAACCAGTGCAACCATTAACATCAGTGCTGGTTCTGCTGAGCGAGAACACCTGAATGATATGATACTTGGTGGCATGGCTGCCAGACTGCCCACTCTGTCTGAACCCCAGAAACATGGCCAGCCCCAGGTAAACTTCAATGAGGAGGTCATTGAGGACAGCGCCCCACGTTGGAAGAGCGAGAGACTACAAGCAGATGGGACAATGTTAAAACTTGACCCAATGCATCCAAACACACTTTCTCCTCATTATGATTCAACCCATCCCCAAACAGAGGATATTATCACAGTGAATTTTTACAATCCTCCTCCCCATCATATCATCCCCGATCCTCCTGCTCAGGCTCACAAGCTCCAAGGAGGAGATCCAACATCCTGGACACTTTCTGACTTTTATGATTATCTGTCACCTGACTATTCCACCACTGAAGTTTACCCTGAAGAGAGCCAACCAACACCTCCTGATATGGAAGATGAAAATGTCCGTCTTGTTGCTGGTGCTGTGCCCTCTAACATGAAACCGTTTGCCTCTGAAGGTAATGTTTCTGCAGGAGCATTGGATCTGGCAGAAAATTCAGGTTGTCTTCTTGGATTTGTACGTAGCAATGGCACATGTTTCTCGCCATGTGAGTTCTACACCAGTTACTGCTTCAATGGAGGACAGTGTTATGTGGTTGACGGTATTGGTGCTTTCTGCAG GTGTAATGTGCAGGAGTATATCTGGAACAAGGGATCCAGGTGTGAATCTGTCATTTCAGACTTCCAGGTGATGTGTATGGCAGTGGGTGGGGCCACCATCATGTTGCTCCTCCTCTTTATGGTTATCGTCTTTTTCTCCAAGAGGCTGCACCTGCTTAAGACCGAAAACAGACGACTTCGCAAACGCAG CAAGTACCGGCCACAGTCAGGGCAGCTTGTCGATAACTTCTCGCTGTCTACCGCTGCAGAGGGCTCTCAGGCAAATGTAAGGAAACTGTGTGACAACCTGACTAATCTCCCCCATGCCCACGCTTTGGCTTACTATGATAACATTATTTGTCAG GATGACACTGCCAAGGAGGAGCCAGTCAAATCCTCCCCTAAAGAGGATGAGTCTCTGAACATCCAGAACTCACTCACGGCAAAACCTGAAAACAACAAGGCTGCCAGTGAAGACAATGCAGAGGAGGTAAACTCAGTGCAGAACAACGTGAATGTGTAG
- the cspg5b gene encoding chondroitin sulfate proteoglycan 5b isoform X2, with protein MIRVTMNSRRTPFCLAGWESMVLSSVLLFHVIPLYTYGSLFISSSTYTNASHSKRVELKPALPGVATPITLAQTHYWKPRAGEDSGSGGESGTSTSATINISAGSAEREHLNDMILGGMAARLPTLSEPQKHGQPQVNFNEEVIEDSAPRWKSERLQADGTMLKLDPMHPNTLSPHYDSTHPQTEDIITVNFYNPPPHHIIPDPPAQAHKLQGGDPTSWTLSDFYDYLSPDYSTTEVYPEESQPTPPDMEDENVRLVAGAVPSNMKPFASEGNVSAGALDLAENSGCLLGFVRSNGTCFSPCEFYTSYCFNGGQCYVVDGIGAFCRCNVQEYIWNKGSRCESVISDFQVMCMAVGGATIMLLLLFMVIVFFSKRLHLLKTENRRLRKRSKYRPQSGQLVDNFSLSTAAEGSQANKTMSRYTWEYKPKEDPCSEDDTAKEEPVKSSPKEDESLNIQNSLTAKPENNKAASEDNAEEGGVTIDLELLLPKEAKMHPEASPPLHYNVFLYKLPKSPKKSPVLHRPPGKSGQGRPLSQLCPRRSSESGYSPIRTRSLPGVLSGSSSPRMGMAYTP; from the exons GCAGTTTATTCATCTCCAGTTCTACTTACACTAACGCATCACACTCAAAGAGGGTGGAGCTTAAGCCTGCACTTCCTGGTGTGGCCACACCAATCACCTTGGCTCAAACTCACTATTGGAAACCACGAGCTGGGGAGGATTCTGGCAGTGGTGGAGAAAGTGGGACCTCAACCAGTGCAACCATTAACATCAGTGCTGGTTCTGCTGAGCGAGAACACCTGAATGATATGATACTTGGTGGCATGGCTGCCAGACTGCCCACTCTGTCTGAACCCCAGAAACATGGCCAGCCCCAGGTAAACTTCAATGAGGAGGTCATTGAGGACAGCGCCCCACGTTGGAAGAGCGAGAGACTACAAGCAGATGGGACAATGTTAAAACTTGACCCAATGCATCCAAACACACTTTCTCCTCATTATGATTCAACCCATCCCCAAACAGAGGATATTATCACAGTGAATTTTTACAATCCTCCTCCCCATCATATCATCCCCGATCCTCCTGCTCAGGCTCACAAGCTCCAAGGAGGAGATCCAACATCCTGGACACTTTCTGACTTTTATGATTATCTGTCACCTGACTATTCCACCACTGAAGTTTACCCTGAAGAGAGCCAACCAACACCTCCTGATATGGAAGATGAAAATGTCCGTCTTGTTGCTGGTGCTGTGCCCTCTAACATGAAACCGTTTGCCTCTGAAGGTAATGTTTCTGCAGGAGCATTGGATCTGGCAGAAAATTCAGGTTGTCTTCTTGGATTTGTACGTAGCAATGGCACATGTTTCTCGCCATGTGAGTTCTACACCAGTTACTGCTTCAATGGAGGACAGTGTTATGTGGTTGACGGTATTGGTGCTTTCTGCAG GTGTAATGTGCAGGAGTATATCTGGAACAAGGGATCCAGGTGTGAATCTGTCATTTCAGACTTCCAGGTGATGTGTATGGCAGTGGGTGGGGCCACCATCATGTTGCTCCTCCTCTTTATGGTTATCGTCTTTTTCTCCAAGAGGCTGCACCTGCTTAAGACCGAAAACAGACGACTTCGCAAACGCAG CAAGTACCGGCCACAGTCAGGGCAGCTTGTCGATAACTTCTCGCTGTCTACCGCTGCAGAGGGCTCTCAGGCAAAT AAAACCATGAGCAGATACACATGGGAATATAAGCCCAAAGAGGATCCCTGCAGTGAG GATGACACTGCCAAGGAGGAGCCAGTCAAATCCTCCCCTAAAGAGGATGAGTCTCTGAACATCCAGAACTCACTCACGGCAAAACCTGAAAACAACAAGGCTGCCAGTGAAGACAATGCAGAGGAG GGTGGCGTGACCATCGACTTAGAGTTGCTCCTTCCAAAAGAGGCGAAAATGCACCCTGAGGCAAGCCCCCCACTGCACTACAATGTCTTCCTCTACAAGCTCCCCAAGTCCCCCAAAAAATCCCCTGTGCTGCACAGGCCTCCTGGCAAATCTGGACAGGGACGGCCTCTGTCCCAGCTCTGCCCCAGACGCAGCTCCGAGTCCGGCTACAGCCCCATTAGAACACGCTCCCTACCAGGCGTGCTCTCTGGGTCATCCAGCCCTCGAATGGGCATGGCCTACACACCTTAA
- the cspg5b gene encoding chondroitin sulfate proteoglycan 5b isoform X3 yields MIRVTMNSRRTPFCLAGWESMVLSSVLLFHVIPLYTYGSLFISSSTYTNASHSKRVELKPALPGVATPITLAQTHYWKPRAGEDSGSGGESGTSTSATINISAGSAEREHLNDMILGGMAARLPTLSEPQKHGQPQVNFNEEVIEDSAPRWKSERLQADGTMLKLDPMHPNTLSPHYDSTHPQTEDIITVNFYNPPPHHIIPDPPAQAHKLQGGDPTSWTLSDFYDYLSPDYSTTEVYPEESQPTPPDMEDENVRLVAGAVPSNMKPFASEGNVSAGALDLAENSGCLLGFVRSNGTCFSPCEFYTSYCFNGGQCYVVDGIGAFCRCNVQEYIWNKGSRCESVISDFQVMCMAVGGATIMLLLLFMVIVFFSKRLHLLKTENRRLRKRSKYRPQSGQLVDNFSLSTAAEGSQANDDTAKEEPVKSSPKEDESLNIQNSLTAKPENNKAASEDNAEEGGVTIDLELLLPKEAKMHPEASPPLHYNVFLYKLPKSPKKSPVLHRPPGKSGQGRPLSQLCPRRSSESGYSPIRTRSLPGVLSGSSSPRMGMAYTP; encoded by the exons GCAGTTTATTCATCTCCAGTTCTACTTACACTAACGCATCACACTCAAAGAGGGTGGAGCTTAAGCCTGCACTTCCTGGTGTGGCCACACCAATCACCTTGGCTCAAACTCACTATTGGAAACCACGAGCTGGGGAGGATTCTGGCAGTGGTGGAGAAAGTGGGACCTCAACCAGTGCAACCATTAACATCAGTGCTGGTTCTGCTGAGCGAGAACACCTGAATGATATGATACTTGGTGGCATGGCTGCCAGACTGCCCACTCTGTCTGAACCCCAGAAACATGGCCAGCCCCAGGTAAACTTCAATGAGGAGGTCATTGAGGACAGCGCCCCACGTTGGAAGAGCGAGAGACTACAAGCAGATGGGACAATGTTAAAACTTGACCCAATGCATCCAAACACACTTTCTCCTCATTATGATTCAACCCATCCCCAAACAGAGGATATTATCACAGTGAATTTTTACAATCCTCCTCCCCATCATATCATCCCCGATCCTCCTGCTCAGGCTCACAAGCTCCAAGGAGGAGATCCAACATCCTGGACACTTTCTGACTTTTATGATTATCTGTCACCTGACTATTCCACCACTGAAGTTTACCCTGAAGAGAGCCAACCAACACCTCCTGATATGGAAGATGAAAATGTCCGTCTTGTTGCTGGTGCTGTGCCCTCTAACATGAAACCGTTTGCCTCTGAAGGTAATGTTTCTGCAGGAGCATTGGATCTGGCAGAAAATTCAGGTTGTCTTCTTGGATTTGTACGTAGCAATGGCACATGTTTCTCGCCATGTGAGTTCTACACCAGTTACTGCTTCAATGGAGGACAGTGTTATGTGGTTGACGGTATTGGTGCTTTCTGCAG GTGTAATGTGCAGGAGTATATCTGGAACAAGGGATCCAGGTGTGAATCTGTCATTTCAGACTTCCAGGTGATGTGTATGGCAGTGGGTGGGGCCACCATCATGTTGCTCCTCCTCTTTATGGTTATCGTCTTTTTCTCCAAGAGGCTGCACCTGCTTAAGACCGAAAACAGACGACTTCGCAAACGCAG CAAGTACCGGCCACAGTCAGGGCAGCTTGTCGATAACTTCTCGCTGTCTACCGCTGCAGAGGGCTCTCAGGCAAAT GATGACACTGCCAAGGAGGAGCCAGTCAAATCCTCCCCTAAAGAGGATGAGTCTCTGAACATCCAGAACTCACTCACGGCAAAACCTGAAAACAACAAGGCTGCCAGTGAAGACAATGCAGAGGAG GGTGGCGTGACCATCGACTTAGAGTTGCTCCTTCCAAAAGAGGCGAAAATGCACCCTGAGGCAAGCCCCCCACTGCACTACAATGTCTTCCTCTACAAGCTCCCCAAGTCCCCCAAAAAATCCCCTGTGCTGCACAGGCCTCCTGGCAAATCTGGACAGGGACGGCCTCTGTCCCAGCTCTGCCCCAGACGCAGCTCCGAGTCCGGCTACAGCCCCATTAGAACACGCTCCCTACCAGGCGTGCTCTCTGGGTCATCCAGCCCTCGAATGGGCATGGCCTACACACCTTAA
- the cspg5b gene encoding chondroitin sulfate proteoglycan 5b isoform X1, whose protein sequence is MIRVTMNSRRTPFCLAGWESMVLSSVLLFHVIPLYTYGSLFISSSTYTNASHSKRVELKPALPGVATPITLAQTHYWKPRAGEDSGSGGESGTSTSATINISAGSAEREHLNDMILGGMAARLPTLSEPQKHGQPQVNFNEEVIEDSAPRWKSERLQADGTMLKLDPMHPNTLSPHYDSTHPQTEDIITVNFYNPPPHHIIPDPPAQAHKLQGGDPTSWTLSDFYDYLSPDYSTTEVYPEESQPTPPDMEDENVRLVAGAVPSNMKPFASEGNVSAGALDLAENSGCLLGFVRSNGTCFSPCEFYTSYCFNGGQCYVVDGIGAFCRCNVQEYIWNKGSRCESVISDFQVMCMAVGGATIMLLLLFMVIVFFSKRLHLLKTENRRLRKRSKYRPQSGQLVDNFSLSTAAEGSQANVRKLCDNLTNLPHAHALAYYDNIICQDDTAKEEPVKSSPKEDESLNIQNSLTAKPENNKAASEDNAEEGGVTIDLELLLPKEAKMHPEASPPLHYNVFLYKLPKSPKKSPVLHRPPGKSGQGRPLSQLCPRRSSESGYSPIRTRSLPGVLSGSSSPRMGMAYTP, encoded by the exons GCAGTTTATTCATCTCCAGTTCTACTTACACTAACGCATCACACTCAAAGAGGGTGGAGCTTAAGCCTGCACTTCCTGGTGTGGCCACACCAATCACCTTGGCTCAAACTCACTATTGGAAACCACGAGCTGGGGAGGATTCTGGCAGTGGTGGAGAAAGTGGGACCTCAACCAGTGCAACCATTAACATCAGTGCTGGTTCTGCTGAGCGAGAACACCTGAATGATATGATACTTGGTGGCATGGCTGCCAGACTGCCCACTCTGTCTGAACCCCAGAAACATGGCCAGCCCCAGGTAAACTTCAATGAGGAGGTCATTGAGGACAGCGCCCCACGTTGGAAGAGCGAGAGACTACAAGCAGATGGGACAATGTTAAAACTTGACCCAATGCATCCAAACACACTTTCTCCTCATTATGATTCAACCCATCCCCAAACAGAGGATATTATCACAGTGAATTTTTACAATCCTCCTCCCCATCATATCATCCCCGATCCTCCTGCTCAGGCTCACAAGCTCCAAGGAGGAGATCCAACATCCTGGACACTTTCTGACTTTTATGATTATCTGTCACCTGACTATTCCACCACTGAAGTTTACCCTGAAGAGAGCCAACCAACACCTCCTGATATGGAAGATGAAAATGTCCGTCTTGTTGCTGGTGCTGTGCCCTCTAACATGAAACCGTTTGCCTCTGAAGGTAATGTTTCTGCAGGAGCATTGGATCTGGCAGAAAATTCAGGTTGTCTTCTTGGATTTGTACGTAGCAATGGCACATGTTTCTCGCCATGTGAGTTCTACACCAGTTACTGCTTCAATGGAGGACAGTGTTATGTGGTTGACGGTATTGGTGCTTTCTGCAG GTGTAATGTGCAGGAGTATATCTGGAACAAGGGATCCAGGTGTGAATCTGTCATTTCAGACTTCCAGGTGATGTGTATGGCAGTGGGTGGGGCCACCATCATGTTGCTCCTCCTCTTTATGGTTATCGTCTTTTTCTCCAAGAGGCTGCACCTGCTTAAGACCGAAAACAGACGACTTCGCAAACGCAG CAAGTACCGGCCACAGTCAGGGCAGCTTGTCGATAACTTCTCGCTGTCTACCGCTGCAGAGGGCTCTCAGGCAAATGTAAGGAAACTGTGTGACAACCTGACTAATCTCCCCCATGCCCACGCTTTGGCTTACTATGATAACATTATTTGTCAG GATGACACTGCCAAGGAGGAGCCAGTCAAATCCTCCCCTAAAGAGGATGAGTCTCTGAACATCCAGAACTCACTCACGGCAAAACCTGAAAACAACAAGGCTGCCAGTGAAGACAATGCAGAGGAG GGTGGCGTGACCATCGACTTAGAGTTGCTCCTTCCAAAAGAGGCGAAAATGCACCCTGAGGCAAGCCCCCCACTGCACTACAATGTCTTCCTCTACAAGCTCCCCAAGTCCCCCAAAAAATCCCCTGTGCTGCACAGGCCTCCTGGCAAATCTGGACAGGGACGGCCTCTGTCCCAGCTCTGCCCCAGACGCAGCTCCGAGTCCGGCTACAGCCCCATTAGAACACGCTCCCTACCAGGCGTGCTCTCTGGGTCATCCAGCCCTCGAATGGGCATGGCCTACACACCTTAA
- the LOC127619811 gene encoding LOW QUALITY PROTEIN: tyrosine-protein phosphatase non-receptor type 23-like (The sequence of the model RefSeq protein was modified relative to this genomic sequence to represent the inferred CDS: deleted 1 base in 1 codon) — protein MEAVPRMPMIWLELKEAGEFQFSPSVRQYIQLNYGENPENYSESLKRLEQLRQTVVNIQRDFEGCNTLRMYFGQLHFLQSRVPMAAGQEAAVPATWTDLFSGRNITHDDITYEQACVLYNLGALHSVLGAVDNRLSEEGMKVSCTHFQCSAGAFSYLRDHYNHSYSSDMSSQSLSINISLMLAQAQECLLEKTLLDNRKSHLVARICAQVCSYYKDCLRVLDNSECVPGRIQKEWRKLICLKISYFSGITNLHMGKQSEEQQKFGEAVAYFQSSLDKVNEAIKQSKGQSETVQEALKFTMDVIGGKFISAKKDNDFIYHESVPGIETHAAVKGASLVKPLPVTPTDQSVTGPDLFSKLVPMATHEASSLYSEEKAQLLRDIVAKIEDKNLILERFMESLSSDSVYKVDMFKSLPDALLEKCAFLSVRPDTVRNLVQAMQALSNVYTDVGSSLEEVHTALEEDEAGEKSLMEVVGQKGLPARPPALQEIQKDMKKYEAAHQAASHTNTELHRAINQHIPNLRLLQGSVEELRNSLPQPQLSQDDMASLQKMKTILKKVDEMRKQRILLESQLRDLIHKDDITGVLVTADRVEIKTLFAEQLKKYDQLKGYIEQNLVAQDNFLKALTESNVKYAPVRKTLTLTEQQWNSTVHSLIASFEAYEEFMKKAEEGRNFYQDLDKKTSCLLEKTKSYCQTREGERVSLLEREIGKTPPPRSTGQKPVVGQKVLGSRSGPSSLEAVGPSLPHFGAGEDLPQELRSLPSNMNFARGTLFPNPQFPNTDLMLRQPLAHHLPPNHAPYGQASGLPQPSAPLQIPRLPQQFQARSAGGVTPVYPQVNQLTASQMPTQGYNPALWQQGHSEPIAVSGGYTVPPQMGQMPQNLIRPGLPGPQESMPNSLGQQMPTGMPQSSSAQPVLQGTSYQSVTPQPGQSAPSTTPRNAYPGQILPPFQPGQYQPSRPVQAQQQSDFPTSYRPVLVPHTQPQHGLPGQIKVTQSQSGPSNQFHPGQLPQNRTQPYMGYAPTSFSSSQTQQLSAPIQNPQQVQPGSQIFPHVPFSQNSQITFGPHPSTHPTMPPGAVPVQGSMYSFASPHMGQQTIPPQFNSMFNGTGGQPMYTPSQSQICGPQNVARPLSGQAVVPVMDNPVPPSLASTLVPAHISPQSQISTTKPDIPSSSLEIQNLEPQTTSSAALPLEVVSDSTSFLDSLQNKVDHLCIESQSKASDCGVDKGKNVKSELGNSCADVINGSQDTMQSTIRNDDTVPGVPKKRDIW, from the exons ATGGAGGCTGTTCCGCGGATGCCGATGATTTGGCTGGAGCTGAAGGAAGCGGGGGAGTTTCAGTTCAGTCCTTCCGTCAGACAG TATATTCAATTAAACTATGGTGAAAATCCAGAGAACTACAGTGAGTCATTGAAGAGGCTGGAGCAACTTAGGCAG aCTGTGGTAAATATACAGAGAGATTTTGAGGGCTGCAACACTCTTAGAATGTACTTTGGTCAGCTTCAT TTTCTGCAGAGTCGTGTTCCCATGGCAGCTGGCCAGGAAGCTGCAGTGCCCGCAACATG GACGGATCTATTTTCAGGGAGAAATATCACGCATGATGATATTACCTATGAGCAGGCCTGTGTCCTTTATAACCTTG GTGCCTTGCACTCTGTTCTGGGAGCTGTGGATAACCGCCTATCTGAGGAG GGGATGAAAGTGTCCTGTACACATTTCCAGTGTTCTGCCGGGGCTTTCTCCTATCTGAGAGACCACTACAATCACAGCTACAGCTCTGACATGAGCAGCCAGAGCCTGTCAATCAACATCAGCCTCATGCTG GCACAGGCTCAAGAGTGTCTCCTGGAGAAAACTCTACTAGACAACAGGAAGAGTCATTTGGTAGCAAGAATTTGTGCCCAG GTGTGTAGCTATTATAAGGACTGTCTGAGGGTTTTGGATAACTCTGAATGTGTGCCAGGAAGGATTCAGAAGGAGTGGAGGAAACTCATCTGCCTGAAGATAAGCTACTTCAGTGGCATTACAAAT TTGCATATGGGAAAGCAGTCAGAGGAGCAGCAGAAATTTGGAGAGGCT GTTGCTTACTTTCAGTCCTCCCTAGACAAAGTGAATGAGGCAATTAAGCAGAGCAAG GGTCAATCGGAAACTGTGCAGGAAGCTCTGAAATTCACAATGGATGTGATTGGTGGGAA GTTTATTTCAGCTAAGAAAGATAATGATTTCATTTACCATGAGTCTGTGCCTGGTATAGAAACACATGCAGCAGTAAAAG GTGCATCCTTGGTGAAACCCCTTCCTGTGACCCCAACTGATCAGAGTGTCACTGGTCCTGACCTCTTTTCTAAACTTGTTCCCATGGCAACTCATGAGGCCTCTTCCCTTTACAG tgaAGAGAAGGCACAGTTACTTAGGGACATTGTGGCCAAGATAGAGGACAAAAACCTAATCCTTGA GAGATTTATGGAGTCTCTAAGCAGTGACTCTGTGTATAAAGTTGACATGTTTAAATCACTTCCTGATGCTTTGTTGGAAAAATGTGCATTTCTCAGTGTACGACCAGACACTGTCAGGAACCTTGTTCAGGCCATGCAAG CACTATCAAATGTGTACACTGACGTGGGCTCATCTCTGGAGGAGGTCCATACTGCCCTGGAGGAAGATGAGGCTGGGGAGAAGAGTTTGATGGAGGTGGTAGGACAGAAAGGACTGCCAGCGAGGCCTCCAGCCCTGCAGGAGATTCAGAAAGATATGAAGAAATATGAGGCTGCCCATCAGGCAGCTAGCCACACTAACACTGAGCTCCACAGAGCCATCAACCAACACATACCAAACCTACGTCTGTTGCAGGGGTCTGTTGAGGAACTCAGAAATAGCCTGCCTCAGCCACAACTCAGCCAAG ACGATATGGCTTCCTTGCAAAAAATGAAGACCATTCTCAAAAAAGTTGATGAAATGCGGAAGCAGAGGATCTTATTGGAGAGCCAGCTTCGTGACCTTATTCATAAAGATGACATAACTGGAGTCCTGGTAACCGCAGATCGTGTTGAGATCAAG ACATTGTTTGCAGAACAGTTGAAGAAATATGATCAACTGAAAGGGTATATAGAACAGAACTTGGTAGCCCAGGATAACTTCCTGAAAGCCCTAACCGAGTCTAATGTGAAGTACGCTCCTGTACGCAAGACGCTAACGCTCACAGAGCAACA GTGGAACAGCACTGTGCATTCTCTGATTGCCTCATTTGAGGCTTATGAGGAATTTATGAAGAAGGCTGAGGAGGGCAGAAACTTCTACCAGGATCTGGACAAGAAGACTTCATGCCTGTTGGAAAAAACCAAGTCCTATTGTCAAACCAGAGAGGGGGAGCGAGTTTCCTTGCTGGAAAG GGAGATTGGAAAAACACCACCTCCCAGATCTACTGGCCAAAAGCCTGTGGTTGGGCAGAAAGTTCTTGGTTCTAGATCTGGACCCTCCAGTCTTGAGGCTGTAGGTCCTTCTCTCCCCCATTTTGGTGCTGGAGAAGATCTTCCACAAGAACTGCGAAGCCTCCCTTCAAACATGAATTTTGCCCGAGGTACTCTGTTTCCAAACCCACAATTTCCCAATACAGATCTAATGCTCAGACAACCGTTGGCACATCATCTTCCACCAAATCATGCACCTTATGGCCAAGCGTCTGGGCTTCCACAGCCCTCTGCACCCCTTCAGATCCCTAGGCTGCCACAGCAGTTCCAAGCAAGATCAGCTGGAGGCGTCACACCTGTCTATCCTCAGGTTAACCAGTTGACCGCTTCACAGATGCCTACTCAGGGATACAATCCAGCTCTATGGCAGCAAGGCCATAGTGAACCCATTGCTGTTTCAGGGGGGTACACTGTGCCTCCACAGATGGGGCAGATGCCTCAAAATTTAATTAGGCCTGGTCTACCAGGGCCACAAGAATCCATGCCAAACTCCCTTGGGCAGCAGATGCCAACTGGTATGCCTCAGTCTTCCTCTGCCCAACCAGTCCTGCAGGGAACCTCGTACCAAAGCGTTACCCCCCAGCCGGGACAAAGTGCTCCCTCAACCACACCAAGAAATGCATATCCTGGGCAAATCCTGCCACCCTTCCAACCTGGACAGTACCAGCCTTCCAGGCCAGTCCAAGCACAGCAACAGTCTGACTTCCCAACCAGCTACAGACCAGTATTAGTTCCACATACTCAACCCCAGCATGGTCTACCAGGCCAAATAAAAGTAACCCAATCGCAGTCTGGTCCTTCTAATCAGTTCCATCCTGGACAACTTCCACAAAACAGGACTCAGCCTTATATGGGCTATGCTCCCACATCTTTTTCATCCTCGCAAACTCAGCAACTCTCTGCACCCATCCAAAATCCACAGCAAGTGCAGCCAGGGTCTCAAATATTTCCACATGTACCCTTCAGCCAGAATTCTCAAATTACTTTTGGTCCTCATCCATCCACTCATCCCACAATGCCACCTGGAGCTGTACCAGTTCAAGGCAGCATGTATTCATTTGCATCACCACACATGGGCCAACAGACCATTCCTCCCCAATTCAACTCCATGTTTAATGGAACAGGAGGACAACCCATGTACACTCCAAGTCAAAGCCAAATATGTGGCCCTCAAAATGTGGCTCGCCCTTTGTCAGGACAAGCAGTTGTACCAGTGATGGATAATCCAGTTCCTCCCTCACTTGCTAGCACTCTTGTACCTGCTCACATCTCACCCCAAAGCCAGATCTCCACTACTAAGCCAGACATACCCTCCTCTTCCTTGGAAATCCAAAATTTGGAGCCACAAACCACATCAAGTGCTGCCCTCCCTCTGGAGGTAGTGTCTGACTCCACTTCATTTCTGGATTCTCTCCAGAACAAAGTGGATCATCTCTGCATTGAATCCCAGAGTAAAGCATCTGATTGTGGAGTGGATAAAGGCAAAAATGTCAAGTCAGAATTGGGCAACAGTTGTGCAGATGTCATCAATGGTAGTCAGGATACCATGCAGAGCACAATCCGTAACGATGACACTGTACCAGGGGTGCCGAAAAAAAGAGACATTTGGTGA